A DNA window from Methylobacterium sp. NMS14P contains the following coding sequences:
- a CDS encoding lipopolysaccharide biosynthesis protein: MSAAAPVLSEAAAAEEEPGLASGAAVTRRSFDAARWVAVASVGNVVLSFGVFLVLARLIGPAEFGMVAIAAVFIDILQIVARCGLPDAVVQRADLDEDFAATAFWVMLVTGILCAVGLVALAGPIAWIFDLPALQPVLCALSACFVITAAGAIHEARLQRSFGFRKLALRALGANVLGGAAALVLALDGYGVWSLVVQRLVAATATTLLTWAAARWIPPLRLHLASVREQVAFGSRLFCTYLLLVASIRSQEVIAAYFLSATDVGYLRLAWRCIDLVSQLAVIPLTTVGLTTYARLQDRPGELAAAFHGFTEASAFLAVPAFFGMAAVAPTLIPFLFGDQWHAAAPVLRTLALLAPEFVATSMLWMIFTALGRNGTALRLAGAQFGLGAVAAVVTAPFGLAALVAGHVVRAYLFTPAVVASAGRVVPVTNGRLVRLLAPITLCAGAMAGVVLLVQSPIHAALGDRFGLFAAVGLGIAAYLGLAWIFMRGTLRTAVGVFLRRPA, translated from the coding sequence GTGAGCGCCGCCGCGCCGGTCCTGTCGGAGGCCGCGGCCGCCGAGGAGGAGCCGGGGCTCGCCTCCGGCGCCGCGGTGACGCGCCGCTCGTTCGACGCGGCGCGCTGGGTGGCGGTCGCCTCCGTCGGCAACGTCGTCCTGAGCTTCGGGGTGTTCCTCGTGCTCGCGCGCCTCATCGGGCCCGCCGAGTTCGGGATGGTGGCGATCGCCGCGGTCTTCATCGACATCCTGCAGATCGTGGCCCGCTGCGGTCTGCCGGACGCGGTGGTCCAGCGCGCCGACCTCGACGAGGACTTCGCCGCCACCGCCTTCTGGGTGATGCTCGTTACGGGCATCCTGTGCGCCGTGGGCCTCGTGGCCCTGGCCGGCCCGATCGCCTGGATCTTCGACCTGCCGGCGCTGCAGCCGGTCCTGTGCGCGCTCTCCGCCTGCTTCGTGATCACGGCCGCGGGCGCGATCCACGAGGCGCGGCTCCAGCGGAGCTTCGGCTTCCGCAAGCTCGCCTTGCGGGCGCTCGGCGCCAACGTGCTCGGCGGGGCCGCGGCCCTCGTGCTGGCCCTCGACGGCTACGGCGTCTGGAGCCTGGTGGTCCAGCGGCTCGTCGCCGCGACCGCGACCACGCTCCTGACCTGGGCGGCGGCCCGCTGGATCCCGCCCCTGCGGCTGCACCTCGCCTCCGTGCGCGAGCAGGTCGCGTTCGGCTCGCGGCTGTTCTGCACCTACCTGCTGCTCGTCGCCTCGATCCGGAGCCAGGAGGTGATCGCGGCCTACTTCCTGTCCGCGACCGATGTCGGATACCTGCGCCTCGCGTGGCGCTGCATCGACCTCGTGAGCCAATTGGCTGTCATCCCGCTCACCACGGTCGGGCTGACCACCTACGCGCGCCTCCAGGACCGGCCCGGCGAGCTGGCCGCGGCCTTCCACGGCTTCACCGAGGCCTCCGCGTTCCTGGCCGTCCCCGCCTTCTTCGGCATGGCGGCCGTGGCCCCGACCCTCATCCCGTTCCTGTTCGGCGACCAGTGGCACGCCGCGGCGCCGGTGCTGCGGACGCTGGCGCTCCTCGCCCCGGAATTCGTCGCCACCTCGATGCTGTGGATGATCTTCACGGCCCTGGGCCGCAACGGCACGGCCCTGCGGCTCGCCGGCGCGCAGTTCGGCCTCGGCGCCGTGGCGGCAGTCGTGACCGCGCCCTTCGGCCTCGCCGCCCTGGTCGCCGGGCACGTGGTGCGGGCCTACCTGTTCACGCCCGCGGTCGTCGCCAGCGCGGGGCGCGTCGTCCCGGTCACGAACGGGCGGCTCGTGCGGCTCCTCGCGCCGATCACGCTCTGCGCCGGCGCGATGGCCGGGGTCGTGCTGCTCGTCCAGAGTCCGATCCACGCCGCGCTCGGGGACCGGTTCGGCCTGTTCGCCGCGGTCGGACTCGGGATCGCGGCCTATCTGGGCCTCGCCTGGATCTTCATGCGCGGTACGCTCCGCACGGCCGTCGGCGTGTTCCTGAGACGCCCCGCCTGA
- a CDS encoding aldehyde dehydrogenase, whose protein sequence is MKTYQLYIDGQSVDPVEGSWFESIDPYRGEPWARIPRAGRVDADRAVAAAKRAMWDGPWATMTASARGKILRRIGDLVEREAKALAEVEVRDNGKLFAEMYGQTRYQPEWWWYYAGLADKVEGAQVPIDKPETFAFTRHEPVGVVGALTAWNSPLLFVAWKCAPALAAGCAVVVKPSEFASASTLEFARLTKEAGLPDGMFNVVTGFGGEAGTAIVEHPDVAKITFTGSDVTGAKVYEAAARQIKRVSLELGGKSPNIVFADADLKAAAAGAISGIFAATGQTCIAGSRLLVQNSIRQEFTERLVELARTAKLGDPMQADTNIGPITTPPQYTKVLDYIALAKSEGARCVFGGNPASGPGVLGGQFVEPTIFTGVTNDMRIAQEEVFGPVLSIIGFEDEAEALRVGNDVIYGLAAGVWTQDIGRAMRMSKGLRAGTVWVNTYRAVSYMMPFGGMKRSGIGRESGIESIREYLETKSVWISTSRDAPENPFVMR, encoded by the coding sequence GTGAAGACCTACCAGCTCTACATCGACGGGCAGTCCGTCGATCCGGTCGAGGGCTCGTGGTTCGAGTCCATCGACCCCTATCGCGGCGAGCCCTGGGCGCGGATCCCGCGCGCGGGGCGCGTCGACGCCGACCGGGCGGTGGCCGCCGCCAAGCGCGCCATGTGGGACGGTCCTTGGGCGACCATGACGGCCTCGGCCCGCGGCAAGATCCTGCGCCGGATCGGCGACCTCGTCGAGCGCGAGGCCAAGGCGCTGGCCGAGGTCGAGGTCCGCGATAACGGCAAGCTGTTCGCCGAGATGTACGGCCAGACCCGCTACCAGCCGGAATGGTGGTGGTACTACGCGGGGCTCGCCGACAAGGTCGAGGGCGCCCAGGTGCCGATCGACAAGCCCGAGACCTTCGCGTTCACGCGGCACGAGCCGGTCGGCGTGGTCGGGGCGCTGACGGCGTGGAACTCGCCGCTCCTGTTCGTCGCCTGGAAATGCGCCCCCGCGCTCGCGGCCGGTTGCGCGGTCGTGGTGAAGCCCTCCGAATTCGCCTCCGCGAGCACGCTGGAATTCGCCCGCCTGACCAAGGAGGCGGGGCTGCCCGACGGCATGTTCAACGTCGTCACCGGTTTCGGCGGCGAGGCCGGCACCGCCATCGTCGAGCATCCCGACGTCGCCAAGATCACCTTCACGGGCTCCGACGTCACCGGCGCGAAGGTCTACGAGGCGGCCGCGCGGCAGATCAAGCGCGTCTCCCTGGAGCTCGGCGGCAAGTCGCCCAACATCGTCTTCGCCGATGCCGACCTGAAGGCGGCCGCCGCGGGGGCGATCTCGGGCATCTTCGCGGCCACCGGGCAGACCTGCATCGCCGGCTCGCGCCTCCTGGTCCAGAACAGCATCCGCCAGGAATTCACCGAGCGCCTGGTCGAGCTCGCCCGCACCGCCAAGCTCGGCGACCCGATGCAGGCCGACACCAATATCGGGCCGATCACGACGCCGCCCCAGTACACGAAGGTGCTCGACTACATCGCGCTCGCCAAGAGCGAGGGCGCGCGCTGCGTGTTCGGCGGCAACCCCGCCTCCGGTCCCGGCGTGCTCGGCGGCCAGTTCGTCGAGCCGACCATCTTCACCGGCGTCACCAACGACATGCGCATCGCCCAGGAGGAGGTGTTCGGCCCGGTGCTGTCGATCATCGGCTTCGAGGACGAGGCCGAGGCCCTGAGGGTCGGCAACGACGTGATCTACGGGCTCGCGGCGGGCGTCTGGACCCAGGATATCGGCCGCGCGATGCGCATGTCGAAGGGGCTGCGGGCCGGCACCGTCTGGGTGAACACCTACCGGGCGGTGAGCTACATGATGCCGTTCGGCGGCATGAAGCGCTCGGGCATCGGCCGCGAGAGCGGCATCGAGTCGATCCGCGAGTACCTGGAGACCAAGAGCGTCTGGATCTCCACGAGCCGCGACGCCCCGGAGAACCCCTTCGTCATGCGGTGA
- a CDS encoding glycosyltransferase family 4 protein: MRILHLSSLYPPEQVGGAELMVETLARTQADLGHGVAVACPARTEGGPALQDGVTVYRTGYGTPFHILDWPQRGRADRLRYKLAAQWNRHALDRMAGAVRDFGPDLVNTHSISELPPALWPMLRRIGVPIVHTLHDFTSLCTNGAMVRHGRPCARQHLKCRLYAAPHRRCQRAVTAVTAVGTDILDRHLAAGLFTQVPPSLRRVIWNPIPSGSPVARGKRAPGAPIRFGYLGRIEGAKGFDVLLDACRRLPESGWSLAVAGRAVDGLDRYRGLAEGLPVSFLGYAERDAFLDDLDCLVVPPTWPEPFGRTVAEAYGRGVPVIGTATGGIGEQIGPGPWLVPPGDAPALAAAMARIVAEPARLAEGLARAARIRAGTDPVAVATAYLDLYAATRDATRTEPLPELSARAERPHLSECRS, from the coding sequence ATGCGCATCCTGCACCTTAGCTCGCTGTACCCGCCCGAGCAGGTCGGCGGCGCCGAACTGATGGTCGAGACGCTCGCCCGGACCCAGGCGGATCTCGGCCACGGCGTCGCCGTCGCCTGCCCGGCGCGGACGGAGGGCGGACCGGCCCTGCAGGACGGCGTCACCGTCTACCGGACCGGGTACGGAACGCCGTTCCACATCCTCGACTGGCCGCAGCGCGGGCGGGCCGACCGCCTCCGCTACAAGCTCGCGGCGCAGTGGAACCGCCACGCCCTCGACCGGATGGCGGGGGCGGTCCGCGACTTCGGCCCCGACCTCGTGAACACGCACTCCATCTCCGAGCTGCCGCCGGCGCTCTGGCCGATGCTCCGGCGGATCGGAGTGCCGATCGTGCACACGCTACACGACTTCACCAGCCTCTGCACCAACGGCGCGATGGTGCGCCACGGGCGTCCCTGCGCCCGGCAGCACCTGAAGTGCCGCCTCTACGCCGCGCCGCACCGGCGCTGCCAGCGCGCCGTGACGGCCGTCACCGCCGTAGGCACGGACATCCTCGACCGCCACCTCGCCGCCGGCCTCTTCACCCAGGTCCCGCCGTCGCTGCGCCGGGTGATCTGGAACCCGATCCCGTCCGGTTCGCCGGTGGCGCGGGGGAAGCGGGCGCCCGGCGCGCCGATCCGGTTCGGCTACCTGGGCCGGATCGAGGGCGCGAAGGGCTTCGACGTCCTCCTCGACGCCTGCAGACGCCTGCCGGAATCGGGCTGGAGCCTCGCCGTCGCGGGCCGCGCCGTGGACGGGCTGGACCGCTACCGCGGCCTGGCCGAGGGCCTGCCCGTGTCCTTCCTGGGCTACGCGGAGCGCGACGCCTTCCTCGATGATCTGGACTGTCTCGTCGTCCCGCCGACCTGGCCCGAGCCCTTCGGCCGGACGGTGGCGGAGGCCTACGGGCGCGGCGTCCCGGTGATCGGCACCGCCACCGGCGGCATCGGCGAGCAGATCGGGCCCGGCCCCTGGCTGGTGCCGCCGGGCGACGCGCCGGCGCTCGCCGCCGCGATGGCGCGGATCGTCGCGGAGCCGGCCCGCCTCGCCGAAGGGCTCGCCCGCGCTGCCCGGATCCGCGCCGGCACCGATCCGGTCGCCGTCGCGACCGCCTACCTGGACCTCTACGCCGCGACCCGCGACGCAACCCGCACCGAACCGCTTCCCGAGCTTTCCGCCCGCGCGGAGCGCCCGCACCTCAGCGAGTGCCGTTCATGA
- a CDS encoding GumC family protein, with product MSFLTVDLADRTPVRALAQEPARGGPLAAAVSRIWHRRYLFAAVFAAIFGLAVTALLMIQPQYVASGSVIVAEAEPGANNASMAWIQKIGDPADIESQILVIRSPRLLRLAIDDNLVAAVLAECRYAATRGQPDRISDKKEAACTKLTTDRNALVEYLQKRYTVLSSGRSRIITIGYKSPLPETAQTMANGVINAFLDDQREAQASSRKAAADWLHTEIGQLDASIRADETRIQTFRRRKGLLKGSLAPISAERLTSISQQLSAAETAKADAAARLSEIEAKGARGADSAPAVLASPTIVSLKQQLSGVSAQLANQSTLLGANHPVIRALETEQASLRARIEQEVGNVARGLRKSYEASNALAKSLRVQLETAKTDAAAAMDDEASIEGMVRNAEIKRTRYADLVKRAGELETERRILTGSTRLVSLAELPQEPFSPKAVPLLAGGIVLAGVLAAAAALLRDFTDRRVRTSAQLIAGTGAPVFAQLPSLEPAGLVGRFSERQRELDLAEALARARVEPVMQNVLRNLHAHLVLAGGGKSRVILVTSAKPREGKSFTAFALAGIGAASGRRVLVVECDLRRPNFEASLGLGRGPGLGGVLRGEIDPAEAVVQAGRFDVIPAGTPTADSTELLMGDRMAEFLRWSRRYDLVLLDTPPTSLLMDAAMLARHVDGVLCCARYGRSQLSDTVETVANLRRAGGHVLGIAMTMVRPGHQSTYDVMPLPDPRTAASAR from the coding sequence ATGTCCTTCCTGACTGTCGATCTGGCCGACCGGACGCCGGTTCGCGCCCTCGCCCAGGAACCGGCGCGCGGCGGTCCACTGGCCGCCGCCGTTTCGCGGATCTGGCATCGCCGCTACCTGTTCGCGGCGGTGTTCGCCGCGATCTTCGGCCTCGCCGTCACCGCCCTGCTGATGATCCAGCCGCAATACGTGGCGAGCGGCTCGGTGATCGTCGCCGAGGCGGAGCCGGGCGCCAACAACGCCTCGATGGCCTGGATCCAGAAGATCGGCGACCCGGCCGACATCGAGAGCCAGATCCTGGTGATCCGCTCCCCGCGGCTCCTGCGCCTCGCGATCGACGACAACCTCGTCGCCGCGGTCCTGGCCGAGTGCCGCTACGCGGCCACCCGCGGGCAGCCGGACCGGATCAGCGACAAGAAGGAGGCCGCCTGCACGAAGCTCACGACCGACCGCAACGCCCTCGTCGAGTACCTGCAGAAGCGCTACACGGTGCTGAGTTCCGGCCGCTCGCGCATCATCACCATCGGCTACAAGTCGCCGCTGCCCGAGACGGCGCAGACGATGGCAAACGGCGTGATCAACGCCTTCCTGGACGACCAGCGGGAGGCGCAGGCCTCCAGCCGCAAGGCGGCGGCCGACTGGCTGCACACCGAGATCGGCCAGCTGGACGCCTCGATCCGGGCCGACGAGACGCGGATCCAGACCTTCCGGCGCCGCAAGGGCCTGCTCAAGGGCTCGCTGGCCCCGATCAGCGCGGAGCGGCTCACCAGCATCAGCCAGCAGCTCTCGGCCGCCGAGACCGCCAAGGCGGACGCCGCCGCGCGGCTCTCCGAGATCGAGGCCAAGGGCGCCCGCGGTGCCGACAGCGCCCCGGCCGTCCTGGCGAGCCCGACCATCGTCTCGCTGAAGCAGCAGCTCAGCGGCGTCAGCGCGCAGCTCGCCAACCAGAGCACCCTCCTGGGCGCGAACCACCCCGTCATCCGGGCGCTCGAGACCGAGCAGGCGAGCCTGCGCGCGCGGATCGAGCAGGAGGTCGGGAACGTCGCCCGGGGACTGCGCAAGTCCTACGAGGCCTCGAACGCCCTCGCCAAATCGCTGCGCGTCCAGCTCGAGACCGCGAAGACCGACGCCGCCGCCGCGATGGACGACGAGGCCTCGATCGAGGGCATGGTGCGGAACGCGGAGATCAAGCGCACCCGCTACGCCGATCTCGTGAAGCGGGCGGGCGAGCTGGAGACGGAGCGGCGCATCCTCACCGGCAGCACGCGGCTGGTCAGCCTCGCCGAGCTGCCGCAGGAGCCGTTCTCCCCCAAGGCCGTCCCGCTCCTGGCGGGCGGCATCGTGCTCGCGGGCGTGCTCGCCGCCGCCGCCGCGCTGCTGCGGGACTTCACCGACCGCCGCGTGCGCACCTCGGCGCAGCTGATCGCCGGCACCGGCGCGCCGGTCTTCGCGCAGCTGCCGAGCCTGGAGCCCGCCGGCCTGGTCGGCCGCTTCTCCGAGCGCCAGCGCGAACTCGACCTGGCAGAAGCCCTGGCGCGGGCGCGGGTCGAGCCGGTGATGCAGAACGTCCTGCGCAACCTGCACGCCCATCTCGTGCTGGCGGGCGGCGGCAAATCCCGCGTCATCCTGGTGACCTCGGCGAAGCCGCGGGAGGGCAAGTCCTTCACGGCCTTCGCGCTCGCCGGGATCGGCGCCGCGAGCGGCCGACGGGTGCTCGTGGTCGAGTGCGACCTGCGGCGGCCGAACTTCGAGGCCTCCCTCGGGCTCGGCCGCGGCCCCGGCCTCGGCGGCGTGCTCCGCGGCGAGATCGACCCGGCCGAGGCCGTGGTCCAGGCCGGACGCTTCGACGTCATCCCGGCCGGGACGCCCACCGCCGACTCGACCGAGCTCCTGATGGGCGACCGGATGGCGGAGTTCCTCAGGTGGAGCCGCCGCTACGACCTCGTCCTCCTCGACACCCCGCCCACCAGCCTCCTGATGGACGCGGCGATGCTCGCCCGCCACGTCGACGGCGTGCTCTGCTGCGCCCGCTACGGCCGCTCGCAGCTCTCCGACACCGTCGAGACCGTGGCGAACCTGCGCCGCGCCGGCGGGCACGTGCTCGGGATCGCCATGACGATGGTCCGGCCGGGCCACCAGTCGACCTACGACGTGATGCCGCTGCCCGATCCCCGCACGGCCGCGAGCGCGCGATGA
- a CDS encoding glycosyltransferase family 4 protein, translating to MRILHLSALYPPYIVGGAERSVEHLAEELVAAGHTVAAACIAREPEPKSVRGGVTVYRMAHHNDFWLEDWPKASRFGRAWAKLKQQWNFAVAAEFGRVLDDFRPDIVNTHSLLDVSTLVWREAAKRGIPIVHTVCEYDLICGNAAMFKDGKPCDRWHLGCKVVNAGKQITNRSVDAVVSVGTEILKTHVDHGLFAHLAPERRRVIFYSCTVPEGDPEARRRIDRTGQPMSFGYLGRINTEKGVGTMIDAFRRLGPGDWRCLVAGHAMDDSIERFKAQAEGLPIDFVGWAKPAEFLSAIDVLIVPSFWAEPSPRTIYEAYTMGVPVIGAASGGIPELIGEDNADWLFTPGDDADLAARLRSVIDRGRGDLPDERAFQHVIRESTSERVAEKYLDLYAELVAERRASRP from the coding sequence CTGCGGATCCTGCATCTCAGCGCCCTCTACCCGCCCTACATCGTGGGCGGCGCCGAGCGCTCGGTGGAGCACCTCGCCGAGGAGCTCGTCGCGGCCGGCCACACGGTGGCGGCGGCCTGCATCGCCCGGGAACCCGAGCCCAAGAGCGTGCGCGGCGGCGTCACCGTCTACCGCATGGCTCACCACAACGATTTCTGGCTGGAGGACTGGCCCAAGGCGAGCCGGTTCGGCCGGGCCTGGGCCAAGCTCAAGCAGCAGTGGAATTTCGCCGTCGCGGCCGAGTTCGGCCGCGTCCTCGACGATTTCCGCCCCGACATCGTCAACACGCACTCGCTGCTCGACGTCTCGACCCTCGTCTGGCGCGAGGCGGCCAAGCGCGGAATCCCGATCGTCCACACGGTCTGCGAGTACGACCTGATCTGCGGCAACGCCGCGATGTTCAAGGACGGCAAGCCGTGCGACCGCTGGCACCTGGGCTGCAAGGTGGTCAACGCCGGCAAGCAGATCACCAACCGGTCGGTGGACGCCGTCGTCAGCGTCGGGACCGAGATTCTCAAGACCCATGTCGATCACGGGTTGTTCGCGCATCTCGCGCCCGAGCGGCGGCGCGTGATCTTCTATTCCTGCACCGTTCCAGAGGGCGACCCGGAGGCTCGGCGCCGGATCGATCGGACCGGCCAGCCGATGTCCTTCGGCTATCTCGGCCGGATCAACACCGAGAAGGGGGTCGGCACGATGATCGACGCCTTCCGGCGGCTCGGTCCCGGCGACTGGCGCTGCCTCGTCGCCGGCCACGCGATGGACGACTCGATCGAGCGCTTCAAGGCCCAGGCCGAGGGCCTGCCGATCGACTTCGTCGGCTGGGCGAAGCCCGCCGAGTTCCTCAGCGCCATCGACGTGCTCATCGTCCCGTCGTTCTGGGCCGAGCCGTCGCCGCGGACGATCTACGAGGCCTACACGATGGGCGTTCCGGTGATCGGAGCGGCCTCGGGCGGGATCCCCGAGCTGATCGGCGAGGACAACGCCGACTGGCTGTTCACGCCGGGCGACGACGCCGACCTCGCCGCGCGGCTGCGGAGCGTGATCGACCGCGGCCGCGGCGACCTGCCGGACGAGCGCGCCTTCCAGCACGTCATCCGCGAGTCGACCTCGGAGCGCGTCGCCGAGAAGTATCTCGATCTCTACGCCGAACTCGTCGCCGAGCGTCGGGCATCTCGCCCGTGA
- a CDS encoding glycosyltransferase yields MTEVLPVHALAERGPRDRARAARSGVAARPRVLFVSHTGTMSGAELVLRDAVRPWAGSSAFLFEDGALTEALRNEGLEIRLARRRSALAGLKRDVSPLSALPVLGQLGALALEIAGAARSYDVVYANSQKAFLLSSLAARAVGRPLIWHLHDILDGAHFGRVQRVLQVRLANLCAARVIVPSEAAARAFVQAGGRRSLIRIVPNGLDVDPAPCPAATLRAELGLPDGPLVGVFSRLAPWKGQDILIEALATLPGLGCIVVGAPLFGEDAYAAHLRDLAARQGLSDRVLFLGQRDDVPRLMRAVDAVVHPSVDPEPFGRTLVEAMLVGVPVIATDAGASAEILDGGAAGTLVPPRRPDRLAAALSGLFADPDSFRARTALAQERALSRYGADRMQRDLADLILQVAGQA; encoded by the coding sequence ATGACCGAGGTTCTTCCCGTCCACGCGCTCGCGGAGCGCGGCCCCAGGGACCGGGCGCGGGCGGCGCGCTCAGGCGTCGCCGCGCGGCCGCGCGTCCTGTTCGTGAGCCATACCGGTACCATGTCGGGGGCCGAGCTGGTGCTCCGCGACGCGGTCCGGCCCTGGGCGGGCTCGAGCGCCTTCCTGTTCGAGGACGGCGCGCTGACCGAGGCCCTCCGCAATGAGGGTCTGGAGATCCGCCTCGCGCGCCGCCGGTCCGCCCTGGCGGGCCTCAAGCGCGATGTCTCCCCGTTGAGCGCCCTGCCGGTCCTGGGCCAGCTCGGCGCCCTGGCGCTGGAGATCGCCGGGGCGGCCCGGTCCTACGATGTGGTCTACGCCAACTCGCAGAAGGCGTTCCTGCTCTCGTCCCTGGCGGCCCGCGCCGTCGGGCGTCCCCTGATCTGGCACCTGCACGACATCCTCGACGGCGCGCATTTCGGCCGGGTGCAGCGCGTCCTGCAGGTCCGGCTCGCCAATCTCTGCGCTGCCCGGGTGATCGTGCCCTCCGAGGCCGCCGCGCGGGCCTTCGTCCAGGCCGGCGGCCGTCGGTCCCTCATCCGTATCGTGCCGAACGGCCTCGACGTCGATCCGGCGCCCTGCCCCGCCGCGACGCTGCGCGCGGAGCTCGGCCTGCCGGACGGCCCCCTCGTCGGCGTCTTCAGCCGCCTCGCCCCGTGGAAGGGCCAGGACATCCTGATCGAGGCGCTCGCGACCCTGCCCGGCCTCGGCTGCATCGTGGTGGGGGCGCCGCTCTTCGGCGAGGATGCCTACGCGGCGCACCTGCGGGATCTCGCGGCGCGCCAAGGGCTGTCGGACCGGGTGCTGTTCCTCGGTCAGCGCGACGACGTTCCCCGGCTGATGCGGGCAGTCGACGCGGTCGTGCACCCCTCGGTCGATCCCGAACCGTTCGGCCGCACCCTGGTCGAGGCGATGCTGGTCGGCGTGCCGGTAATCGCCACCGATGCCGGCGCGTCCGCCGAGATCCTCGACGGCGGCGCGGCCGGGACGCTGGTGCCACCGCGGCGACCGGACCGCCTCGCGGCAGCCCTGTCGGGGCTGTTCGCCGATCCCGATTCCTTCCGGGCGCGCACCGCGCTCGCCCAGGAGCGGGCGCTGTCCCGCTACGGCGCCGACCGCATGCAGCGCGATCTCGCCGACCTCATCCTCCAGGTCGCCGGCCAGGCCTGA
- a CDS encoding glycosyltransferase family 4 protein, which translates to MPRVLVNMPSQHAGRPSGVALVAFRVIAGLVARGTFAVVLRSPWRRDQLPAAIRDRVEVVTVPRPRIMLLDVLRQCLAVPRLCRARAIDVVLNIDPYGAAFGGRARVSVVHDLYFRTLPERIRSREALTTDPIFRLVLGNSARVIAVSEATRRDLEHHYPRLRGRTQTVRSAAMLDPKAGGSAAGVPAGPYVLAVGNALYNKNFATLACAVVGLGRAGIGIVHVGEDPDEAIAAALGDAPVPLTRLSRIGDDRLAALYRGALCLCVPSFAEGFCLPVLEAQALDCPVICSDRSATPEIAGAGALTFDPADAAALTECLRRLLDQPELRAALIARGRDNVRRYDWAETARRYETLLLDALRDGASAQPAREVPHAHPAP; encoded by the coding sequence ATGCCGCGTGTCCTCGTCAACATGCCGAGCCAGCATGCCGGTCGGCCGTCGGGCGTGGCGCTCGTCGCCTTCCGGGTGATCGCCGGTCTGGTCGCGCGCGGCACCTTCGCGGTGGTGCTCCGCTCTCCCTGGCGTCGCGACCAGCTGCCGGCGGCGATCCGCGACCGCGTCGAGGTCGTGACGGTGCCGCGACCGCGGATCATGCTGCTCGACGTCCTGCGCCAGTGCCTCGCCGTCCCACGGCTGTGCCGCGCCCGCGCCATCGACGTGGTGCTGAACATCGATCCCTACGGTGCGGCCTTCGGTGGCCGCGCCCGCGTCAGCGTCGTGCACGACCTCTACTTCCGCACGCTGCCCGAGCGCATCCGGTCCCGCGAGGCCCTGACCACCGACCCGATCTTCCGCCTGGTCCTCGGCAACAGCGCCCGGGTGATCGCCGTCTCGGAGGCGACGCGGCGCGATCTGGAGCACCATTACCCGCGCCTCCGCGGCCGGACCCAGACCGTGCGGTCCGCGGCCATGCTCGACCCGAAGGCGGGCGGATCCGCCGCCGGGGTCCCCGCGGGGCCGTACGTGCTGGCGGTCGGCAACGCCCTCTACAACAAGAACTTCGCCACCCTCGCGTGCGCCGTGGTCGGCCTCGGCCGGGCGGGGATCGGGATCGTCCACGTCGGCGAGGATCCCGACGAGGCGATCGCCGCCGCGCTCGGCGACGCGCCGGTCCCGCTGACCCGCCTGTCGCGCATCGGCGACGACAGGCTGGCGGCCCTCTATCGCGGGGCGCTGTGCCTGTGCGTCCCGTCCTTCGCAGAGGGGTTCTGCCTGCCCGTGCTGGAGGCGCAGGCCCTCGACTGCCCGGTGATCTGCTCGGACCGCTCCGCGACGCCCGAGATCGCCGGAGCGGGCGCCCTCACCTTCGATCCAGCCGACGCGGCGGCGCTGACCGAGTGCCTGCGCCGCCTGCTCGACCAGCCCGAGCTCCGGGCCGCGCTGATCGCCCGCGGCCGCGACAATGTTCGGCGCTACGACTGGGCCGAGACCGCCCGCCGTTACGAAACTCTGCTGCTCGACGCGCTGCGGGACGGCGCGTCGGCACAACCCGCCCGGGAGGTGCCGCATGCGCATCCTGCACCTTAG